Sequence from the Gemmatimonadota bacterium genome:
ACCCCGATGCGACCGGGGAACTCACCAATCTGCTCTATGACGTCGCCCTCGCCGCCAAGTTGATCGGCGCCCAGATCCGGCGGGCCGGTCTCGTCAACATCCTCGGCGCCGCCGGCTCGATCAACGTGCAGGACGAGGAGCAGCAGAAGCTCGACGTCTACGCCAACGAGACGATGAAGAACGCGCTCAACCATACCGGGCGCGTCTGTGCCATGGCCTCCGAGGAGGACGAGGAGCTGATCGCCATTCCGGATGGCGTGCCCGCGGGCAAGTATGCCGTCCTCTTCGATCCGCTCGACGGCTCCGCCAACATCGACGTCAACGCGGCGGTCGGAACGATCTTCTCGATCTATCGTCGCGTGACGACCTCCGGGCCGGGGCAACTTTCCGACGTGCTGCAGCCGGGCCGCGAGATCGTGGCGGCTGGCTACGTGATGTACGGCTCGAGCGTGATGATGGTCTATTCCGCGGGGCATGGCGTGCACGGCTTCACGTACGATCCGACGATTGGCGAGTTCCTGCTATCGCATCCCGACATCACCACGCCGCGGACCGGCAAGTACTACAGCGTCAACGAGTCGAACTTCCCGCGCTGGTCGAAGGGGATGCAGCGCGCCGTCCGCGGCTTCAAGGGCGACGACCCGGCCCGGCTCAAGGGAAAGAATTCGCGCTACATCGGCGCCCTGGTGGCGGATTTCCACCGCAACCTGATCGCCGGCGGGATCTTCATGTATCCGGGTGACACCAAGAATCCGAACGGCAAGCTGCGGCTGCTCTATGAGTGCGCGCCGATGGCCTTCCTCGCCGAGGCGGCGGGTGGTGCGGCGAGCGACGGGAAGCGGCGCATCCTCGACATCATGCCGACGGCCCTCCATGAGCGCGTCCCGCTCGTGATCGGCGGCGCGGCCGACGTCGAGTACGTCAACATGGTGATCGCCGAGACCGAGGGGACGGCGTGAGCGGTAGGATTCGCGTGGAGGCGCCGCTGGTGGCGCGACCGGCCGATTGGACTGGCGATCCGGTGCAGGATGTCGGCGAGCCGGGGCAGTTCCCGTTCACGCGCGGCGTCTACGGTGAGATGTACACCAAGCGGCCGTGGACGATGCGGCAGTACGCCGGCTTCGGCACCGCTTCGGCAACGAACCTCCGCTTCCGCGCGCTGCTCGATGCCGGCCAGACCGGACTCTCGACGGCGTTCGACCTCCCGACGCAGATGGGCTACGACTCCGACCACCCGATGGCGGTGGGCGAGGTGGGCCGCGTCGGCGTGGCGATCGACACGGTCGAGGACCTCAAGCTCCTCTTCGCCGAGATCCCGCTCGACCGGGTCACAACGTCGATGACGATCAACGCCACGGCGGCGATCCTCCTGGCGATGTACATCGTCGTCGGCGAGGAGCAGGGCGTTACCCAGGCCCAGCTCGGCGGCACGATCCAGAACGACATCCTCAAGGAGTACATCGCCCGCGGGACCTACATCTATCCCGCCGAGCCGTCGCTCCGGCTGATCACCGACATCTTCCGCTATGTCGCCGACGAGCGGATGAACTTCAACCCGATCTCGATCTCGGGCTACCACATGCGCGAAGCCGGTGCGACGGCGGTACAGGAAGTCGCCTTCACGCTCAGCAACGCGCTCGAGTACGTGCGGCGCGGCATCGCGGCCGGCGTCCCGCTCTCCGCGTTCGGCCCGCGGCTCTCGTTCTTTTTTGCGGCCCACAACGACCTCTTCGAGGAGATCGCCAAGTTCCGCGCGGCGCGGCGCCTCTTTGCCCGCCTCATGCGCGAGCGCTTCGGCGCCGACGATCAATCGGCCCGGCTCCGCTTCCACACCCAGACCGGCGGCGTCACGCTGCAGGCGCAGCAGCCGCTCAACAACATCGTCCGCGTGACGGTGCAGGGGCTGGCCGCGGTGCTGGGCGGGACGCAGTCGCTGCACACCAACGGCTACGACGAGGCATTGGCGCTGCCGACCCGCGAGTCGGCGACGCTTGCACTCCGCACCCAGCAGATCCTCGCCTTCGAGAGCGGGATGACCGGCAGCGTCGATCCCCTCGCCGGCAGTTGGTATGTCGAGGGGCTCACCGACCGGATCGAGGCCGAGGCGCGCGCGCTGATCGAGCAGGTCGACGAACTCGGTGGCGCGGCGGTGGCCGTGGAGCAGGGCTACTTCCAGGAGGCCATCGCCGAGAGTGCGTGGGCGCAGCAGCAGGCGCAGGAGTCCGGCGAGCAGACCGTGGTTGGCATCAATCGCTTCACCGACGACTCCGCGCCACCCGTCATCCCCACTCCAGACTTCGGCGCACTGGCCGCCGAGCAAGGCGCCAAGCTCGCCGCCGTAAAGGCCGCGCGAAATGCGGCGGCGGTGCAGACCACGCTCGCCGAGGTGGCGCGTGTCGCAGGAACGGGCGATTCGCTGATGCCGCCGATCATCGCGGCGGTGCGCGCACGCGCCTCGATCGGCGAGATCAGCGACGCGCTCCGCGGCGTCTGGGGTGTCTACCGGCCGGGGCACGCCTGATGGCCGACTTGGCCACCGAGCTGCAGCAGGCGCTCGGAGACGACTACGTGCTCGATCGGGAGCTGGGGCGCGGCGGGATGGGTGCCGTCTGGCTCGCGCGCGACGCGCACCTGCATCGCTCGGTGGCGATCAAGGTGCTGCCGCCGGAGCTGGCCACGCAGCACGACCTCCGCGAACGCTTCCTCCGCGAGACGCGGATGGCGGCGTCGTTCTCCCACCCGCATATCGTCCCGGTGCACGCCGTCGAAGAACGC
This genomic interval carries:
- the fbp gene encoding class 1 fructose-bisphosphatase — translated: MNSPCGAPRVSRRLPPAVAPAPGDAVLPNTQVTTLERFILDQEREHPDATGELTNLLYDVALAAKLIGAQIRRAGLVNILGAAGSINVQDEEQQKLDVYANETMKNALNHTGRVCAMASEEDEELIAIPDGVPAGKYAVLFDPLDGSANIDVNAAVGTIFSIYRRVTTSGPGQLSDVLQPGREIVAAGYVMYGSSVMMVYSAGHGVHGFTYDPTIGEFLLSHPDITTPRTGKYYSVNESNFPRWSKGMQRAVRGFKGDDPARLKGKNSRYIGALVADFHRNLIAGGIFMYPGDTKNPNGKLRLLYECAPMAFLAEAAGGAASDGKRRILDIMPTALHERVPLVIGGAADVEYVNMVIAETEGTA
- a CDS encoding methylmalonyl-CoA mutase: MSGRIRVEAPLVARPADWTGDPVQDVGEPGQFPFTRGVYGEMYTKRPWTMRQYAGFGTASATNLRFRALLDAGQTGLSTAFDLPTQMGYDSDHPMAVGEVGRVGVAIDTVEDLKLLFAEIPLDRVTTSMTINATAAILLAMYIVVGEEQGVTQAQLGGTIQNDILKEYIARGTYIYPAEPSLRLITDIFRYVADERMNFNPISISGYHMREAGATAVQEVAFTLSNALEYVRRGIAAGVPLSAFGPRLSFFFAAHNDLFEEIAKFRAARRLFARLMRERFGADDQSARLRFHTQTGGVTLQAQQPLNNIVRVTVQGLAAVLGGTQSLHTNGYDEALALPTRESATLALRTQQILAFESGMTGSVDPLAGSWYVEGLTDRIEAEARALIEQVDELGGAAVAVEQGYFQEAIAESAWAQQQAQESGEQTVVGINRFTDDSAPPVIPTPDFGALAAEQGAKLAAVKAARNAAAVQTTLAEVARVAGTGDSLMPPIIAAVRARASIGEISDALRGVWGVYRPGHA